From the Manis javanica isolate MJ-LG chromosome 11, MJ_LKY, whole genome shotgun sequence genome, one window contains:
- the LOC140844169 gene encoding olfactory receptor 5G9-like, whose protein sequence is MAADNCTGVTDFIFRGLSGRQDVQQGLFLLFLLVYGITVIANLGMILLVKVDPRLHSPMYYFLSNLSFCDVSYSSTVSPKMLADFVSEQKRIPYNLCAIQMYFFGAFADVECLLLAVMAYDRYVAICNPLLYTVAMSRRLCMQLVAIAYIVGLVDSAIHTCCTFRLSFCNSNIINHFFCDIPPLLALSCSDISINEIVMVTFLGCVLGLSIMTVLLSYSYILTTILRMKSAAGRRKAFSTCASHLTAVAIFHGTLLFMYFRPSSSYSMDTDKVASVFYTVVIPMLNPLIYSLRNKDVKGALKKTVSPKFCSG, encoded by the coding sequence ATGGCTGCCGACAACTGCACTGGGGTCACTGACTTCATATTCCGGGGCCTCTCTGGCAGGCAGGACGTGCAGCAGGGGCTCTTTCTGCTCTTCCTGCTGGTTTATGGCATAACCGTGATTGCCAACCTGGGAATGATCCTGCTGGTCAAGGTGGACCCCAGACTCCACTCGCCCATGTACTATTTCCTGAGCAATCTGTCCTTCTGTGATGTCAGCTACTCCTCCACTGTCTCTCCCAAGATGCTGGCTGATTTCGTATCTGAGCAGAAGAGGATTCCATATAACTTATGTGCCATTCAGATGTATTTTTTTGGTGCCTTTGCAGATGTGGAATGTCTCCTGTTGGCGGTCATGGCTTATGACCGTTATGTAGCCATTTGCAACCCACTTCTTTATACAGTGGCCATGTCCAGGAGACTCTGTATGCAGCTCGTGGCCATTGCCTATATTGTGGGTTTGGTAGATTCGGCAATCCACACCTGTTGTACATTTCGATTGTCATTCTGCAACTCCAATATCATCAACCACTTTTTCTGTGACATCCCACCCTTGCTAGCCCTCTCCTGCTCAGATATATCCATCAATGAGATAGTGATGGTCACTTTTCTTGGCTGTGTTTTGGGGCTCAGCATCATGACTGTCCTCCTGTCCTACAGCTACATCCTAACTACCATCCTGAGAATGAAGTCAGCAGCGGGCAGACGCAAAGCCTTCTCAACGTGTGCCTCCCACTTAACCGCTGTGGCCATATTCCACGGCACGCTGCTGTTCATGTATTTCCGACCCAGCTCCAGTTACTCCATGGACACGGACAAAGTGGCCTCTGTTTTCTACACAGTTGTCATCCCTATGCTGAACCCTCTGATCTACAGCTTGAGAAATAAGGATGTGAAAGGGGCCCTGAAAAAAACAGTGAGCCCTAAATTCTGTTCTGGGTGA